Proteins encoded in a region of the Mercenaria mercenaria strain notata chromosome 1, MADL_Memer_1, whole genome shotgun sequence genome:
- the LOC123524372 gene encoding DNA ligase 1-like, protein MCIETKRKCQNRESQRKESEDRKKKKKKKEKMRRDKEKKTNDKTRKEHEILDEGNSNPENTGNPYPIFCETSTDNVDIIDEETNTGRQKGKRNDYNKSEENKNKKRKRETCEKTEDADEETHSETGLRPEEIDLDDTLNQYQEPDKEIFNDADVFDDRTESHRGKNLEDEKKKKEKMIRDKEKKRKIK, encoded by the exons ATGTGTATAGAAACAAAGAGAAAGTGTCAG AACAGAGAGTCACAGAGGAAAGAATCAGAAGAcaggaagaagaagaaaaagaagaaagaaaagatGAGACGTGATAAAGAAAAGAAGACAAATGATAAAACTAGAAAAGAACACGAGATACTGGATGAGG GAAACTCCAATCCTGAGAACACAGGAAACCCATATCCTATCTTTTGTGAAACGTCAACTGATAATGTTGACATTATTGATGAAGAAACAAACACTGGCAgacaaaaaggaaaaagaaatgaTTATAACAAAAGTGAGGAGAATAAGAACAAGAAGAGAAAGAGAGAAACATGTGAGAAGACAGAAGACGCAGATGAAGAAACTCATTCAGAAACAGGCCTTAGACCTGAAGAAATCGATCTTGACGACACGTTGAACCAATATCAAGAGCccgataaagaaatatttaatgacgCTGACGTATTTGATGATAGAACAGAGAGTCACAGAGGAAAGAATCTGGAAGAcgagaagaaaaagaaagaaaagatgaTACGTGATAAAGAAAAGAAGAGGAAGATAAAATGA